The Strigops habroptila isolate Jane chromosome 13 unlocalized genomic scaffold, bStrHab1.2.pri S16, whole genome shotgun sequence genome window below encodes:
- the LOC115602029 gene encoding neuferricin isoform X1 has product MRRGAAAVAALLCLGAACLLGRGFDPRAWLPLRRGRLLSGAELARYRGAPGDPGLYLAVLGRVFDVERGRKHYGPGGAYSGLAGRDATRAFATGDFSAAGLVDDVSALSPGQMLSVQSWLSFYSDHYEPVGKLVGRFYDENGAPTEALRQAEDAIEEALKFQAESEQRKQQFPPCNSEWSSAVGSRFWCSKQSGGVSRDWTGVPRKLFLPGSRGSRCVCVRTTGPPWGQPDSSEHRDRGDLDNPQLREYSGCPPLAEQCVLRQ; this is encoded by the exons AtgcggcggggcgcggcggcggtggcggcgctGCTGTGCCTGGGGGCCGCCTGCCTGCTGGGCCGCGGGTTCGATCCTCGCGCCTGGCTGCCGCTGCGCCGCGGCCGCCTGCTGAGCGGCGCCGAGCTGGCCCGGTACCGTGGCGCGCCGGGCGACCCCGGCCTCTACCTCGCCGTGCTGGGCCGCGTCTTCGACGTGGAGCGCGGCCGCAAGCACTACGGCCCCGGCGGTGCCTACAGCGGACTCGCAG GGAGAGACGCCACCAGAGCATTCGCCACCGGCGACTTCTCCGCGGCGGGGCTGGTGGACGATGTCTCGGCGCTGTCGCCGGGCCAGATGCTGTCCGTCCAGAGCTGGCTGTCTTTCTACAGCGACCACTACGAGCCCGTGG GGAAGCTGGTGGGCAGGTTCTATGATGAGAATGGGGCACCGACAGAAGCTTTAAGGCAGGCTGAGGATGCCATTGAGGAAGCTCTGAAGTTCCAAGCAGAAAGcgagcagaggaagcagcagtttCCTCCATGCAACTCAGAAtggagctctgctgtggggagCCGATTCTGGTGCTCCAAACAGAG tggGGGAGTGAGCAGAGACTGGACCGGGGTCCCTCGGAAGCTGTTCCTCCCAGGCTCCAGGGGCAGCCGCTGCGTGTGTGTGAGGACAACTGGGCCCCCGTGGGGGCAGCCGGACTCCAGCGAGCACCGCGACAGAGGCGACCTGGATAACCCTCAGCTGCGGGAATACAGCGGCTGCCCCCCGCTGGCTGAGCAGTGCGTCCTGAGGCAGTGA
- the LOC115602029 gene encoding neuferricin isoform X2, which translates to MRRGAAAVAALLCLGAACLLGRGFDPRAWLPLRRGRLLSGAELARYRGAPGDPGLYLAVLGRVFDVERGRKHYGPGGAYSGLAGRDATRAFATGDFSAAGLVDDVSALSPGQMLSVQSWLSFYSDHYEPVGKLVGRFYDENGAPTEALRQAEDAIEEALKFQAESEQRKQQFPPCNSEWSSAVGSRFWCSKQSGGVSRDWTGVPRKLFLPGSRGSGNTAAAPRWLSSAS; encoded by the exons AtgcggcggggcgcggcggcggtggcggcgctGCTGTGCCTGGGGGCCGCCTGCCTGCTGGGCCGCGGGTTCGATCCTCGCGCCTGGCTGCCGCTGCGCCGCGGCCGCCTGCTGAGCGGCGCCGAGCTGGCCCGGTACCGTGGCGCGCCGGGCGACCCCGGCCTCTACCTCGCCGTGCTGGGCCGCGTCTTCGACGTGGAGCGCGGCCGCAAGCACTACGGCCCCGGCGGTGCCTACAGCGGACTCGCAG GGAGAGACGCCACCAGAGCATTCGCCACCGGCGACTTCTCCGCGGCGGGGCTGGTGGACGATGTCTCGGCGCTGTCGCCGGGCCAGATGCTGTCCGTCCAGAGCTGGCTGTCTTTCTACAGCGACCACTACGAGCCCGTGG GGAAGCTGGTGGGCAGGTTCTATGATGAGAATGGGGCACCGACAGAAGCTTTAAGGCAGGCTGAGGATGCCATTGAGGAAGCTCTGAAGTTCCAAGCAGAAAGcgagcagaggaagcagcagtttCCTCCATGCAACTCAGAAtggagctctgctgtggggagCCGATTCTGGTGCTCCAAACAGAG tggGGGAGTGAGCAGAGACTGGACCGGGGTCCCTCGGAAGCTGTTCCTCCCAGGCTCCAGGGGCA GCGGGAATACAGCGGCTGCCCCCCGCTGGCTGAGCAGTGCGTCCTGA